In Rattus norvegicus strain BN/NHsdMcwi chromosome 3, GRCr8, whole genome shotgun sequence, a genomic segment contains:
- the Emc7 gene encoding ER membrane protein complex subunit 7 isoform X1: MTTSAGDGGGRWSGLAAGTDGSFVVHDIPSGSYVVEVISPAYKFDPVRVDITSKGKMRARYVNYIKTSEVVRLPYPLQMKSSGPPSYFIKRESWGWTDFLMNPMVMMMVLPLLIFVLLPKVVNTSDPDMRREMEQSMNMLNSNHELPDVSEFMTRLFSSKSSGKSSSGSSKTGKSGAGKRR, translated from the exons GACAGATGGGAGCTTTGTGGTTCATGAtattccctctggctcttacgTAGTGGAAGTTATTTCTCCAGCTTACAAGTTTGACCCTGTCCGAGTCGATATcacttcaaaaggaaaaatgcG AGCAAGATATGTGAATTACATCAAAACGTCAGAAGTGGTCAGATTACCGTATCCTCTGCAAATGAAATCTTCAGGTCCACCTTCTTACTTTATTAAGAGGGAATCATGGGGCTGGACAGACTTCCTGATGAACCCAATG GTTATGATGATGGTTCTCCCATTATTGATATTTGTGCTTCTGCCCAAAGTGGTCAACACAAGTGACCCTGACATGAGACGG GAGATGGAGCAGTCAATGAACATGTTGAATTCCAACCATGAATTGCCTGATGTCTCTGAGTTTATGACAAGACTCTTCTCTTCAAAATCCTCTGGCAAATCAAGTAGTGGCAGCAGTAAAACAGGCAAAAGTGGAGCTGGCAAAAGGAGGTAG
- the Chrm5 gene encoding muscarinic acetylcholine receptor M5: MEGESYNESTVNGTPVNHQALERHGLWEVITIAVVTAVVSLMTIVGNVLVMISFKVNSQLKTVNNYYLLSLACADLIIGIFSMNLYTTYILMGRWVLGSLACDLWLALDYVASNASVMNLLVISFDRYFSITRPLTYRAKRTPKRAGIMIGLAWLVSFILWAPAILCWQYLVGKRTVPPDECQIQFLSEPTITFGTAIAAFYIPVSVMTILYCRIYRETEKRTKDLADLQGSDSVAEAKKREPAQRTLLRSFFSCPRPSLAQRERNQASWSSSRRSTSTTGKTTQATDLSADWEKAEQVTTCSSYPSSEDEAKPTTDPVFQMVYKSEAKESPGKESNTQETKETVVNTRTENSDYDTPKYFLSPAAAHRLKSQKCVAYKFRLVVKADGTQETNNGCRKVKIMPCSFPVSKDPSTKGPDPNLSHQMTKRKRMVLVKERKAAQTLSAILLAFIITWTPYNIMVLVSTFCDKCVPVTLWHLGYWLCYVNSTINPICYALCNRTFRKTFKLLLLCRWKKKKVEEKLYWQGNSKLP; this comes from the coding sequence ATGGAAGGGGAGTCTTACAATGAAAGCACTGTCAACGGCACCCCGGTAAATCACCAGGCTTTGGAACGCCATGGACTGTGGGAAGTCATTACTATTGCAGTTGTGACTGCGGTGGTCAGCCTGATGACCATTGTCGGCAATGTCTTGGTCATGATCTCCTTCAAAGTCAACAGTCAGCTCAAGACAGTTAACAACTACTACCTGCTCAGCTTGGCCTGTGCAGACCTCATCATTGGCATCTTCTCCATGAACCTCTACACGACCTACATCCTCATGGGACGCTGGGTTCTCGGGAGTCTGGCTTGTGACCTTTGGCTGGCACTCGACTATGTAGCCAGCAATGCTTCTGTCATGAACCTTCTGGTGATTAGTTTTGATCGTTACTTTTCCATCACAAGACCACTGACGTACCGGGCCAAGCGTACCCCAAAGAGGGCTGGCATCATGATTGGCTTAGCATGGCTGGTCTCCTTCATCCTCTGGGCGCCAGCCATCCTCTGCTGGCAGTACTTGGTCGGGAAGCGGACAGTACCACCTGATGAGTGCCAGATCCAGTTCCTCTCTGAACCCACCATCACTTTTGGGACTGCCATTGCTGCCTTCTACATCCCTGTCTCCGTCATGACCATACTCTACTGCCGGATCTACCGGGAGACAGAGAAGCGAACCAAGGACCTGGCTGACCTCCAAGGTTCTGATTCTGTGGCAGAAGCCAAGAAGAGAGAGCCAGCTCAAAGGACCCTGCTCAGATCTTTCTTTAGCTGCCCTAGACCCAGCCTGgcccagagagaaaggaatcaggccTCCTGGTCATCCTCCCGTAGAAGCACCTCAACAACAGGAAAGACAACCCAGGCCACTGACCTAAGTGCTGACTGGGAAAAGGCTGAGCAGGTTACTACCTGTAGCAGCTACCCCTCTTCAGAGGATGAAGCCAAGCCCACCACTGACCCTGTCTTTCAAATGGTCTACAAGAGTGAGGCCAAGGAAAGCCCGGGGAAGGAATCCAATACCCAAGAGACCAAGGAAACAGTTGTGAACACCCGGACTGAAAACAGTGACTATGACACTCCCAAATACTTTCTGTCTCCAGCTGCTGCTCACAGACTCAAGAGTCAGAAGTGTGTTGCCTATAAGTTCCGATTGGTGGTAAAAGCCGATGGGACCCAGGAGACTAACAATGGCTGTCGAAAGGTGAAAATCATGCCCTGTTCCTTCCCAGTGTCCAAAGACCCTTCAACAAAAGGTCCGGATCCCAACCTCAGTCATCAAATGACCAAACGAAAGAGAATGGTTCTGGTCAAAGAGAGGAAAGCGGCTCAGACCTTGAGTGCCATTCTCCTGGCCTTCATCATCACATGGACCCCTTATAACATCATGGTCCTGGTTTCCACCTTCTGTGACAAGTGTGTCCCCGTCACCCTGTGGCACTTGGGTTACTGGCTGTGCTATGTCAACAGCACCATCAACCCCATCTGCTATGCTCTCTGCAACAGAACTTTCAGGAAAACCTTTAAGCTGCTTCTTCTCTGCcggtggaaaaagaaaaaagtagaagaGAAATTGTATTGGCAAGGAAACAGCAAGCTACCCTGA